In Candidatus Roseilinea sp., one DNA window encodes the following:
- the rbsK gene encoding ribokinase has product MITVVGSLNMDLIIRVPRFPVPGEAIHGEDLQTACGGKGANQAYAVARMGRRACMIGCVGVDAFGEAMLENLRAVGVDTHGVIRRAGSASGTAMILVHEETGQNEIVVASGANRTLTAADVQAAEGRLAQSDAVIAQLETSLPATEAAMAIARQASRLSVLNPAPFAPLDDALLQLCDYLIPNENEASRLTGVEVRDPESAAAAARALRARGARNVLVTLGAGGVWVEAEAWCGHVPAFPVVAVDTVAAGDTFIGAFVTRLVEGASVREAAQFGCAAAAIAVTRPGAQPSIPGREEVESFLRARGA; this is encoded by the coding sequence ATGATCACCGTCGTCGGCAGCCTGAACATGGATTTGATCATTCGTGTGCCGCGCTTCCCCGTGCCCGGCGAGGCAATTCACGGTGAAGACTTACAAACGGCGTGCGGAGGGAAGGGCGCCAACCAAGCCTATGCCGTTGCGCGCATGGGCCGACGTGCCTGCATGATCGGTTGCGTCGGTGTGGATGCATTCGGCGAAGCGATGCTCGAGAACCTGCGTGCGGTGGGTGTGGACACACACGGCGTGATTCGGCGCGCCGGCAGCGCCAGCGGCACGGCCATGATCCTCGTGCACGAGGAGACGGGACAAAACGAGATCGTCGTGGCCAGCGGCGCGAACCGGACGCTGACCGCAGCCGACGTGCAGGCGGCCGAGGGTCGCCTGGCCCAGTCGGATGCCGTCATCGCCCAGCTGGAGACGAGCCTGCCTGCGACCGAGGCGGCGATGGCGATCGCGCGCCAGGCGAGCCGGCTGAGCGTGCTCAATCCGGCGCCGTTCGCCCCGCTCGACGATGCGCTGTTGCAGTTGTGCGACTACCTCATTCCCAACGAGAACGAGGCCAGCCGGCTGACCGGCGTCGAGGTGCGCGACCCGGAGAGCGCGGCGGCAGCGGCCCGGGCATTGCGGGCGCGCGGCGCGCGCAACGTGCTGGTGACACTTGGCGCCGGCGGGGTGTGGGTGGAGGCCGAGGCGTGGTGCGGCCATGTGCCGGCCTTTCCCGTCGTAGCCGTGGATACGGTTGCAGCCGGCGACACGTTCATCGGTGCATTCGTGACGCGACTGGTGGAGGGTGCGTCAGTGCGAGAAGCCGCGCAGTTCGGCTGTGCAGCGGCGGCTATCGCCGTCACCCGGCCGGGCGCCCAGCCCAGCATCCCCGGCCGGGAAGAAGTGGAGTCCTTTCTACGCGCGCGCGGCGCTTGA
- the ppc gene encoding phosphoenolpyruvate carboxylase → MQHQVNAVGTTDPLAENINAMGYLLGEVITELNGPETLALEEHLRKLAKDSRAGNPQAAEHLRIAIGELSADQAYEMAMAFTTYFELVNLCEEHHRTMKLRRYRAERAAGRRAEPVRESIEAALIELKRQGVTAGTLQAMLDRMSIELVFTAHPTEAKRRTVLTKLRRLSDLLKADSRPPTSDGAGQWGAASEEWGVRSRTLAAAIKREIASLWLTDRARTVQPAVTDEVKTGLWYFTSTLWQVIPRLYDDLQAALDAHYPGVRAPARWLTFGSWIGGDRDGNPNVTPQVTADTLQLHREHAIDKIYTAVHELSRLLSISINRDTVTPELQALIERTVGPSTASRVRMIAQRYPNEPYRMVLASLTAQLQEAFQQTKSHPLYPFNAARASLALSSRLALPLMLPPAISLRQVKETLTTVSDSLRRGRAALLAGGELSDLQHQLDVFGLHWARLDLRQHSAWHEEAIAAILAKSGVCDHYAQLDEAQKVALLTTQLSQPNSSLLDRIGPLDEDTLFVTEPLALAREAIERYGREALGVYVISMTNGLSDVLEVALLMAWCRVRLPIVPLFETREDLRHAPDILRAMFAHPVYRSILRAQSDEQVIMLGYSDSNKDCGYITANWELYKAQEAIATLCREHGIRFTLFHGRGGTIARGGGPAAKAILAQPIGLLDGRIRITEQGEVLSTRYQDPDLARRHLEQVAYGVLLGMYRAEHPLTIPAEWKAAMEEIAEYGFQAYRALVHEDADFLKFWEQATPIAEISMLKVGSRPAFRRQTRSVKDLRAIPWVFSWMQSRFVLPGWYGLGAALDAMLQRGDETRTLLQRMYREWPFFQTTLDNAQQSLTKADMGIASLYATLVEDERIRERIFGIIRREFDRTCRAIFEITGQTALLDNEPVLQKSIRLRNPYVDPLNYIQVEMIRRLRRLKRADETAETPEVAMLRRVIELTINGVSAGLRNTG, encoded by the coding sequence ATGCAGCACCAAGTGAACGCGGTCGGCACGACCGATCCACTCGCGGAGAACATCAATGCTATGGGCTATCTGCTCGGCGAAGTGATCACCGAGCTGAACGGTCCGGAGACGCTGGCGCTCGAAGAGCATCTGCGCAAGCTGGCTAAGGACAGCCGCGCCGGCAACCCGCAGGCGGCGGAACATCTGCGCATCGCCATCGGCGAGCTGAGCGCCGACCAGGCCTACGAGATGGCCATGGCCTTTACCACCTACTTCGAGTTGGTGAACCTGTGCGAAGAACATCATCGCACGATGAAGCTGCGCCGCTATCGCGCCGAGCGCGCAGCGGGACGGCGCGCCGAACCGGTGCGCGAATCCATCGAAGCGGCGTTGATCGAACTGAAGCGCCAGGGCGTCACGGCGGGGACGCTCCAGGCCATGCTCGATCGGATGTCCATCGAGCTGGTCTTCACGGCCCATCCCACCGAAGCCAAGCGCCGCACGGTGTTGACCAAGCTGCGCCGGCTGTCAGACTTGCTCAAGGCGGATTCCCGACCCCCAACTTCCGATGGGGCTGGGCAGTGGGGAGCGGCAAGCGAGGAGTGGGGAGTGAGGAGTCGGACGCTTGCTGCTGCCATCAAGCGCGAAATCGCGTCGCTGTGGCTGACCGACCGTGCGCGCACCGTGCAGCCGGCGGTGACCGACGAGGTGAAAACCGGCCTGTGGTATTTCACCTCGACGCTATGGCAGGTGATCCCGCGGCTCTACGACGACCTACAAGCCGCGCTGGACGCACATTATCCAGGCGTGCGGGCGCCGGCGCGCTGGCTGACGTTCGGCTCCTGGATCGGCGGCGACCGCGACGGCAACCCGAACGTCACGCCCCAAGTCACGGCAGACACGTTGCAGTTACACCGCGAGCACGCGATTGACAAAATCTACACTGCCGTGCACGAGTTGTCGCGCCTGTTGAGCATCTCGATCAACCGGGACACCGTCACGCCGGAGCTGCAGGCGTTGATCGAACGCACGGTCGGTCCTTCGACCGCGTCGCGCGTGCGGATGATCGCCCAGCGCTATCCGAACGAACCCTACCGGATGGTGCTGGCCAGCCTCACCGCGCAACTCCAGGAGGCCTTCCAACAAACCAAGTCGCACCCGCTCTATCCATTCAACGCGGCTCGCGCTTCGCTGGCGCTGTCATCGCGTTTGGCGTTGCCGCTGATGTTGCCACCGGCGATTTCGCTGCGCCAGGTCAAGGAGACGCTCACGACGGTGAGCGACAGCCTGCGGCGCGGGCGAGCCGCGCTGTTGGCCGGCGGCGAGCTGAGCGACCTGCAGCATCAGCTCGACGTGTTCGGCTTGCATTGGGCGCGCCTCGATCTGCGCCAGCACTCCGCCTGGCACGAAGAGGCCATCGCCGCTATCCTGGCCAAGAGCGGCGTCTGTGACCACTACGCACAACTTGACGAAGCGCAGAAAGTAGCCCTGCTCACCACGCAGTTGTCGCAGCCCAACAGCAGCTTGCTGGACCGCATTGGCCCGCTGGATGAGGACACGCTGTTTGTGACGGAGCCGCTGGCGTTGGCGCGCGAAGCGATCGAACGCTACGGGCGAGAGGCGCTGGGGGTGTACGTCATCAGCATGACGAACGGCTTGTCCGACGTGCTGGAGGTAGCGCTGCTGATGGCTTGGTGTCGTGTGCGGCTGCCTATCGTACCGTTATTTGAGACGCGCGAAGATTTGCGACATGCGCCCGACATCCTACGCGCCATGTTCGCGCATCCGGTCTACCGCAGCATTCTGCGCGCGCAGTCCGACGAGCAGGTCATCATGCTGGGCTATTCGGACAGTAACAAAGACTGCGGCTATATCACTGCCAACTGGGAACTTTACAAGGCGCAAGAGGCGATTGCTACGCTCTGCCGGGAACACGGCATCCGGTTCACGCTCTTCCACGGACGCGGCGGGACGATTGCGCGCGGCGGCGGTCCCGCAGCCAAGGCGATCCTCGCGCAGCCCATCGGCCTGTTGGACGGACGGATCCGCATCACCGAACAAGGCGAAGTGCTCTCCACGCGCTACCAGGACCCCGACCTGGCGCGCCGGCATCTGGAGCAGGTGGCCTATGGGGTGCTGCTCGGCATGTACCGCGCCGAGCATCCGCTCACCATTCCGGCGGAGTGGAAGGCGGCGATGGAGGAGATCGCCGAGTACGGGTTCCAGGCCTATCGCGCCTTGGTGCACGAGGATGCGGACTTCCTCAAGTTCTGGGAGCAGGCCACGCCGATCGCCGAGATCAGCATGTTGAAGGTAGGGTCGCGGCCGGCGTTCCGCCGGCAGACGCGATCGGTGAAAGACCTGCGCGCGATCCCTTGGGTGTTCTCATGGATGCAGAGCCGATTCGTGCTACCTGGCTGGTATGGGCTGGGCGCGGCGTTGGATGCGATGCTGCAGCGGGGTGACGAGACGCGCACGTTGCTGCAACGAATGTACCGCGAGTGGCCGTTCTTCCAGACCACCCTCGACAACGCCCAACAGAGCCTGACCAAAGCCGACATGGGCATCGCTTCGCTGTATGCCACGTTGGTAGAAGACGAGCGAATCCGCGAGCGCATCTTCGGAATCATCCGGCGGGAGTTCGACCGCACCTGCCGTGCGATCTTCGAGATCACCGGCCAAACTGCGCTGCTGGATAACGAACCGGTGCTCCAAAAGTCCATCCGCCTGCGCAACCCATATGTGGATCCGCTCAACTACATCCAGGTGGAGATGATCCGCCGACTGCGCCGTCTGAAGCGAGCTGACGAAACGGCAGAAACGCCGGAAGTCGCGATGCTGCGCCGGGTGATCGAACTGACCATCAATGGGGTAAGCGCCGGGTTACGGAACACCGGCTGA
- the fni gene encoding isopentenyl-diphosphate delta-isomerase — MDDERRVDASALEGHVLETRKADHIRINLDENVASGLTNGLERYRFMHQALPEVNALDIDTTLELFGRRLGAPLLISCMTGGTEQARVINRNLAIAAQQARIPMGLGSTRAAVVQPELADTFQVRDVAPDVLLFANIGAVQFNYGFDADQCRRAVTLTGADALVLHLNPLQEILQPEGDVNWAGLLGKIERVVRALRADGIPVIAKEVGWGISPRAARDLANAGVAAIDVAGAGGTSWSQVEMFRARNDVQRRIAEAFVDWGIPTADSIRYVREAAPDVLIFASGGLKHGVDGAKCLALGATLFGMARPFLRAATRSPEAVADEIAVVLGQLRAVMLCTGARDLAALRNVELIRV, encoded by the coding sequence ATGGATGATGAACGACGCGTAGATGCGAGCGCGCTCGAGGGACATGTGTTGGAGACGCGCAAGGCCGATCACATTCGCATCAACCTGGACGAAAACGTCGCTTCGGGCCTGACCAACGGCCTGGAGCGTTACCGCTTTATGCACCAGGCGCTGCCGGAGGTGAACGCGCTCGACATAGATACCACTTTGGAATTGTTCGGACGGCGCCTGGGCGCACCGCTGCTCATTTCGTGCATGACCGGCGGCACGGAGCAAGCGCGTGTGATCAACCGCAACTTGGCCATCGCCGCGCAGCAGGCGCGCATCCCTATGGGCCTCGGCTCGACGCGTGCTGCAGTCGTCCAGCCCGAGCTGGCCGACACCTTCCAGGTGCGCGATGTCGCCCCCGATGTCCTCCTCTTCGCCAACATCGGTGCGGTGCAGTTCAATTATGGCTTCGATGCAGACCAATGCCGCCGGGCGGTAACGCTAACCGGCGCCGATGCCCTGGTCTTACATCTGAATCCGTTGCAAGAGATCCTGCAGCCGGAAGGCGACGTAAACTGGGCTGGACTGCTCGGCAAGATCGAGCGGGTGGTGCGCGCTTTACGGGCGGACGGCATTCCGGTCATTGCCAAGGAGGTTGGCTGGGGCATCTCGCCGCGCGCGGCGCGTGATTTGGCCAACGCCGGTGTCGCTGCGATTGATGTAGCGGGCGCCGGCGGCACGTCGTGGAGCCAGGTGGAGATGTTCCGCGCGCGCAACGACGTGCAGCGTCGCATCGCGGAGGCGTTCGTGGATTGGGGCATTCCCACCGCCGACTCGATCCGCTATGTGCGCGAGGCTGCGCCAGACGTCCTCATCTTCGCCAGCGGCGGCTTGAAGCACGGCGTAGACGGCGCGAAGTGCCTGGCATTGGGCGCGACGCTGTTCGGCATGGCCCGGCCGTTTCTGCGCGCCGCGACCCGCTCCCCTGAAGCGGTTGCCGATGAGATCGCCGTGGTCTTGGGACAACTCCGCGCCGTGATGTTGTGCACCGGCGCGCGCGACTTGGCGGCGCTGCGCAACGTCGAACTGATCCGCGTGTGA
- the acpP gene encoding acyl carrier protein, whose amino-acid sequence MSDQSTFERVKALTVKLLGVAPEKVTMDAKFREDLEADSLDLVELIMAFEEEFGGEISDEDAQKITTIGEAVAYLEQRQSQGA is encoded by the coding sequence ATGTCAGACCAGTCCACATTCGAACGCGTCAAGGCGCTTACTGTCAAGTTGCTCGGCGTTGCGCCCGAGAAGGTCACGATGGACGCCAAGTTCCGCGAGGACCTCGAGGCGGATTCGCTCGATTTGGTTGAACTCATCATGGCATTTGAAGAGGAATTCGGCGGCGAGATTTCCGACGAAGACGCTCAGAAGATTACCACGATTGGGGAAGCCGTCGCCTATTTGGAGCAGCGGCAAAGCCAGGGCGCGTAG
- a CDS encoding hypothetical protein (possible pseudo, frameshifted), with the protein MDNTSGTRYADVASWELSDSLWARIEPLLPQPKSRYRGRGRQRKHIGGRPAADRRKTMTGILYALRTGIPWNAMPKEYGSGKTVHRYFQRWVQAGVFKRMWQAGLAEYDEVKGIAWKWQAGDGAMTKAPLGGEKTGKNPTDRAKRGVKRSLLVDEQGVPLSIVVSGANTPDSALLESTLDAMPVERPDPQTVPQNLCLDKAYSGEPCRQVAQAHGYEIHVPDKENAQKNASASRADASRAAGWSK; encoded by the coding sequence ATGGATAATACCAGTGGGACGCGATACGCCGACGTTGCAAGTTGGGAGCTGTCTGATAGTCTGTGGGCGCGCATTGAACCGTTGTTGCCCCAACCGAAGTCGCGCTATCGCGGACGCGGACGGCAGCGCAAACACATCGGTGGGCGGCCGGCAGCAGACCGGCGCAAGACCATGACCGGCATCTTGTATGCGCTGCGAACCGGCATTCCGTGGAACGCCATGCCGAAAGAGTATGGATCGGGAAAGACAGTCCATCGCTACTTTCAGCGCTGGGTGCAGGCGGGCGTCTTCAAGCGCATGTGGCAGGCGGGTTTGGCGGAGTATGACGAGGTCAAAGGGATCGCCTGGAAGTGGCAAGCGGGCGACGGGGCGATGACCAAGGCCCCGCTGGGGGGCGAAAAGACAGGCAAAAACCCTACGGATCGCGCCAAAAGGGGCGTCAAGCGCAGTCTGTTGGTGGATGAGCAGGGGGTGCCGTTGTCGATCGTGGTCAGCGGGGCGAACACGCCGGATAGCGCGTTGCTGGAGTCCACGCTGGATGCCATGCCGGTGGAGCGACCTGACCCGCAAACCGTCCCGCAGAATCTGTGTCTGGACAAAGCTTACAGCGGCGAACCCTGCCGTCAGGTGGCGCAGGCACATGGCTACGAAATCCATGTGCCGGACAAGGAGAACGCCCAAAAAAACGCCAGCGCAAGCCGGGCCGACGCAAGTCGCGCCGCTGGGTGGTCGAAGTGA